In the genome of Rhodoplanes sp. Z2-YC6860, one region contains:
- a CDS encoding cysteine desulfurase, with protein MSSEALHPAVSNGAYDVNRIREDFPILGMQVYGKPLVYLDNAASAQKPKAVLDRIQQAYTSEYANVHRGLHYLANAATEGYEGARETVRAFLNAARPEEIIFTRNATEAINLVAYTFAKERVKAGDEIVLSIMEHHSNVVPWHFLRERQGAVLKWAPVDEEGNFLIDEFEKLLSPRTKLVAITHMSNMLGTVVPVKDVVKLCKARGIPVLVDGSQGAVHLDVDVQDIGCDFYVFTGHKVYGPSGIGALYGRYDLLAEMPPFNGGGEMIRDVFEDRVTYGDPPHRFEAGTPPIVQAIGLGAAIDYMNSIGKARIRAHEHAVSTYAHEKLREINSIKIFGNARDKGPILSFEMKGAHPHDVATIIDRAGVAVRAGTHCVMPLLHRYGVTATCRASFGLYNTKDEVDSLARALVKAQEIFA; from the coding sequence ATGTCTTCCGAAGCATTGCATCCGGCAGTCAGCAACGGCGCTTATGACGTGAACCGCATCCGCGAGGATTTCCCGATCCTCGGCATGCAGGTCTATGGCAAGCCGCTCGTCTATCTCGACAACGCCGCGTCGGCGCAGAAGCCCAAGGCCGTGCTCGATCGCATCCAGCAGGCCTACACGTCCGAATACGCCAACGTGCATCGCGGGCTGCATTATCTCGCCAACGCTGCGACCGAGGGCTACGAGGGCGCGCGTGAGACGGTGCGGGCGTTCCTCAACGCCGCGCGGCCGGAAGAGATCATCTTCACCCGCAATGCCACCGAAGCCATCAATCTGGTCGCCTACACGTTCGCGAAAGAACGCGTGAAGGCCGGCGACGAGATCGTGCTTTCGATCATGGAGCACCATTCCAACGTGGTGCCGTGGCACTTTCTGCGCGAGCGGCAGGGCGCAGTGCTGAAGTGGGCGCCTGTCGACGAGGAGGGCAATTTCCTCATCGACGAGTTCGAGAAGCTCCTGAGCCCGCGCACCAAGCTGGTTGCGATCACCCACATGTCCAACATGCTCGGCACCGTGGTGCCAGTAAAGGACGTGGTGAAGCTCTGCAAGGCGCGCGGCATTCCGGTGCTGGTCGACGGCAGCCAGGGCGCGGTCCATCTCGACGTGGACGTGCAGGACATCGGTTGCGATTTTTACGTCTTCACCGGCCACAAGGTTTACGGCCCCTCGGGCATCGGCGCGCTGTACGGCCGCTACGATCTGCTGGCCGAGATGCCGCCGTTCAATGGTGGCGGCGAGATGATCCGCGACGTGTTCGAGGATCGTGTCACCTATGGCGATCCGCCGCACCGCTTCGAGGCCGGAACGCCCCCGATCGTGCAGGCGATCGGGCTCGGCGCCGCGATCGATTACATGAACTCGATCGGCAAGGCGCGCATTCGTGCTCACGAGCATGCGGTGTCGACCTACGCCCACGAGAAGCTTCGCGAGATCAACTCGATCAAGATTTTCGGCAACGCGAGGGACAAGGGTCCGATCCTGTCCTTCGAGATGAAGGGCGCGCATCCGCACGATGTTGCGACCATCATCGACCGCGCCGGCGTCGCGGTGCGGGCCGGCACGCATTGCGTGATGCCGCTGCTGCATCGTTACGGCGTGACGGCGACCTGCCGCGCGTCGTTCGGGCTCTACAACACCAAGGACGAGGTCGACAGCCTCGCCCGCGCGCTGGTTAAAGCGCAGGAGATATTCGCATGA
- the sufD gene encoding Fe-S cluster assembly protein SufD: MNAEVLSMKTGAELALADAYAAAKARLPGDGKVAALREAAFKQFDAAGLPSWRVEQWHYTDLRGLLREARPLAGAPDAAAMARAKDAGRLVGDIDVQRIVFVDGAFAPELSDMDKLSPGLTIRPMGEALAAGDPLIAANLGKVVPAEREGVIALNTALMRDGVLIHVAKGATVEHPIHLVFAATGAKPSSVFTRSLVVIEQGARAMIVESHEATAAHQINTAIELVVGDNAHVDHIKITAGPDDLVHVASLMAAVGAHARLNDFTFNIGGGLVRNQLFVRFDGEGTVANLRGASLLKGKQHADTTLLADHKAKGCQSREMFASVLDGDSRGVFQGKIVVQPRAQQTDAKMMTRSLLLSETAEADSKPELEIFADDVQCGHGATAGALDEDLKFYLMARGIPETEAESLLVQAFIGEAVEGIEHAGLRDALMEQVVAWLRARGT; this comes from the coding sequence ATGAATGCCGAAGTCCTCTCCATGAAGACCGGTGCCGAGCTGGCGCTCGCGGACGCCTATGCGGCCGCGAAGGCCAGGCTTCCCGGCGACGGCAAGGTCGCCGCGCTCCGTGAGGCCGCATTCAAGCAATTCGACGCGGCGGGCCTGCCGAGCTGGCGTGTCGAGCAGTGGCACTACACCGACCTGCGTGGGCTTCTCCGCGAGGCGCGGCCGCTGGCCGGCGCGCCTGACGCGGCAGCGATGGCGCGCGCCAAGGATGCCGGACGTCTCGTCGGCGATATCGACGTGCAGCGCATCGTGTTCGTCGACGGCGCCTTTGCGCCGGAACTGTCGGACATGGACAAGCTCTCGCCTGGGCTGACCATCCGGCCGATGGGCGAGGCGCTCGCCGCAGGTGATCCGCTGATCGCTGCCAATCTTGGCAAGGTCGTGCCGGCCGAGCGTGAGGGCGTGATCGCGCTCAACACCGCGCTGATGCGCGACGGCGTGCTCATTCACGTCGCGAAGGGCGCGACGGTCGAGCATCCGATCCACCTCGTGTTCGCCGCGACCGGGGCCAAGCCATCGTCGGTGTTCACCCGGTCTCTGGTGGTGATCGAGCAGGGCGCTCGCGCCATGATCGTGGAGAGCCACGAAGCCACCGCGGCGCATCAGATCAACACCGCCATCGAACTCGTGGTCGGCGACAACGCCCATGTCGACCACATCAAGATCACGGCGGGGCCGGACGATCTCGTCCATGTGGCCTCGCTGATGGCTGCGGTCGGTGCACACGCGCGGCTCAACGACTTCACCTTCAACATCGGCGGCGGGCTTGTCCGCAACCAGCTGTTCGTTCGCTTCGATGGCGAGGGCACGGTGGCAAACCTCCGCGGCGCGAGCCTGCTCAAGGGCAAGCAGCACGCCGACACGACACTGCTCGCCGATCACAAGGCCAAGGGCTGCCAGAGCCGCGAGATGTTCGCCTCGGTGCTCGACGGCGACAGCCGTGGCGTGTTCCAGGGCAAGATCGTCGTGCAGCCGCGCGCCCAGCAGACCGACGCCAAGATGATGACGCGCTCGCTGCTGCTCTCGGAAACCGCCGAGGCCGATAGCAAGCCCGAGCTCGAAATCTTCGCCGACGACGTGCAGTGCGGCCACGGCGCCACGGCCGGCGCGCTCGACGAGGACCTCAAATTCTATCTGATGGCGCGCGGCATCCCCGAGACCGAAGCGGAGTCGCTTCTGGTCCAGGCCTTCATCGGCGAAGCCGTCGAAGGCATCGAGCATGCCGGTCTGCGCGACGCGCTGATGGAGCAGGTCGTGGCCTGGCTCCGGGCGCGAGGGACGTGA
- the sufC gene encoding Fe-S cluster assembly ATPase SufC — protein sequence MLEVKNLHVTVDGKQILNGVNLAVNKGEVHAIMGPNGSGKSTLSYVMAGKPGYEATEGEILLDGENLLEMEADERAAKGLFLAFQYPLEIPGVATMTFLRTALNAQRKARGEAELSTPEFMKKVRDAAAKLEINPEMLRRAVNVGFSGGEKKRNEVLQMALLAPRLCVLDETDSGLDIDALKVVSEGVNRLRSPERAMIVITHYQRLLDHIVPDVVHVLSRGRIVKTGGKELALELEARGYAEYQDEAALAS from the coding sequence ATGCTTGAAGTCAAAAATCTGCACGTCACGGTCGACGGCAAGCAGATCCTGAACGGTGTCAATCTCGCGGTGAACAAGGGCGAGGTGCACGCCATCATGGGCCCGAACGGATCGGGCAAATCCACGCTGTCCTACGTGATGGCCGGCAAGCCGGGCTATGAGGCGACCGAAGGCGAAATCCTGCTCGACGGCGAGAACCTGCTGGAGATGGAGGCCGACGAGCGCGCTGCGAAGGGCCTGTTCCTGGCGTTCCAGTATCCGCTGGAAATCCCCGGCGTCGCCACCATGACGTTCCTGCGCACTGCGCTGAACGCGCAGCGCAAGGCGCGCGGCGAGGCTGAGCTGTCGACACCCGAGTTCATGAAAAAGGTCCGCGACGCCGCGGCCAAGCTCGAGATCAATCCGGAGATGCTGCGCCGTGCCGTGAACGTCGGCTTCTCGGGCGGCGAGAAGAAGCGCAACGAGGTCCTGCAGATGGCGCTGCTTGCGCCGCGGCTCTGCGTGCTCGACGAGACCGACTCCGGCCTCGACATCGATGCGTTGAAAGTCGTTTCCGAAGGCGTCAACCGGCTGCGCTCGCCCGAGCGCGCCATGATTGTCATCACGCACTACCAGCGGCTGCTCGACCACATCGTGCCGGACGTGGTGCACGTGCTCTCGCGCGGTCGCATCGTGAAGACCGGCGGCAAGGAGCTGGCGCTGGAGCTCGAGGCGCGGGGCTACGCCGAATACCAGGATGAGGCCGCGCTCGCGTCATGA
- the sufB gene encoding Fe-S cluster assembly protein SufB: protein MPAVQETIERVRRIDVDQYKYGFVTDIESDKAPKGLSEDIVRFISAKKNEPEWMLAWRLDAYRRWLTMKEPTWARVHYNKIDYQDLYYYAAPKKKAGPKSLDEIDPEILKTYEKLGIPLREQKILAGVVEEPADGQDSEGAPANGNGARKVAVDAVFDSVSVATTFQAELKKAGVIFMPISEALREHPDLVKKYIGTVVPASDNFFATLNSAVFSDGSFVYVPPGVRCPMELSTYFRINEKNTGQFERTLIIADKGSYVSYLEGCTAPQRDENQLHAAVVELVALDDAEIKYSTVQNWYPGDAEGKGGVYNFVTKRGDCRGANSKISWTQVETGSAITWKYPSCILRGDNSRGEFYSIAISNGRQQVDSGTKMLHLGRNTTSRIISKGISAGKSNNTYRGQVMAHRRAKGARNFTNCDSLLIGDQCGAHTVPYIEAKNSSAVIEHEATTSKISEEMLFYCRQRGLSAEEAVALVVNGFVKDVLQQLPMEFAVEAQKLISISLEGSVG, encoded by the coding sequence GTGCCGGCAGTGCAAGAGACGATCGAGCGGGTTCGCCGCATCGACGTCGACCAATACAAGTACGGATTCGTCACAGACATCGAATCCGACAAGGCCCCCAAGGGCCTGTCCGAAGATATCGTCCGTTTCATCTCGGCCAAAAAGAATGAGCCAGAGTGGATGCTGGCGTGGCGGCTCGACGCCTATCGCCGCTGGCTCACCATGAAGGAGCCGACCTGGGCGCGGGTCCACTACAACAAGATCGACTATCAGGACCTCTATTATTATGCGGCGCCGAAAAAGAAGGCCGGTCCGAAGTCGCTAGACGAGATCGACCCGGAAATCCTCAAGACCTACGAGAAGCTCGGCATTCCGCTCCGCGAGCAGAAGATTCTGGCCGGCGTGGTCGAAGAGCCGGCTGACGGCCAAGATTCCGAGGGAGCGCCTGCGAATGGCAACGGCGCCCGCAAGGTCGCGGTCGATGCCGTGTTCGACTCGGTTTCGGTCGCAACCACGTTCCAGGCGGAGCTGAAGAAGGCCGGCGTGATTTTCATGCCGATCTCCGAGGCGCTCCGCGAACACCCCGATCTGGTGAAGAAGTACATCGGCACCGTGGTGCCGGCCTCGGACAACTTCTTTGCCACGCTCAACTCCGCGGTGTTCTCCGACGGCTCGTTCGTCTACGTGCCGCCGGGCGTGCGTTGCCCGATGGAACTGTCGACCTATTTCCGCATCAACGAGAAGAACACCGGCCAGTTCGAGCGCACGCTGATCATCGCCGACAAGGGCTCGTACGTAAGCTATCTGGAAGGCTGCACCGCGCCGCAGCGCGACGAGAACCAGCTTCACGCCGCGGTGGTTGAGCTCGTCGCGCTCGACGACGCCGAGATCAAATACTCGACCGTGCAGAACTGGTATCCGGGCGACGCCGAGGGCAAGGGCGGCGTCTACAACTTCGTCACCAAGCGCGGCGACTGCCGCGGCGCGAACTCGAAGATCTCCTGGACCCAGGTCGAGACCGGTTCGGCGATCACCTGGAAGTATCCGAGCTGCATCCTGCGCGGCGACAACTCTCGCGGCGAGTTCTACTCGATCGCGATCAGCAATGGCCGCCAGCAGGTCGACAGCGGCACCAAGATGCTGCATCTCGGCCGCAACACCACGAGCCGGATCATCTCGAAGGGCATCTCGGCGGGCAAGTCGAACAACACCTATCGCGGGCAAGTGATGGCGCACCGTCGCGCCAAGGGCGCGCGCAACTTCACCAATTGCGACTCGTTGCTCATCGGCGACCAGTGCGGCGCGCACACCGTGCCCTATATCGAGGCGAAGAACTCCTCGGCGGTGATCGAGCACGAGGCCACCACCTCGAAGATCTCCGAAGAGATGCTGTTCTACTGCCGCCAGCGTGGGCTTTCCGCCGAGGAAGCGGTGGCGCTGGTGGTCAACGGCTTCGTCAAGGACGTGCTCCAGCAGCTGCCGATGGAGTTCGCGGTCGAGGCGCAGAAGCTCATCTCGATCAGCCTCGAAGGCTCGGTCGGTTAG
- a CDS encoding cysteine desulfurase family protein → MPSHAYFDWNATAPLRPEAKAAVVAALEVTGNPSSVHAAGRAARRLVEEAREQVAALVGATPREVVFTSGGTEANALALSPALGDTLLVSTIEHPSVRSGGRFATVEDVPVTGIGVVDLAALEGLLQGRNRPLLSLMLANNETGVIQPVAEAAALIHAAGGLLHVDAVQGPGRIACDFKALGADLMTLSSHKIGGPQGAGALIVRDDLAVDALLKGGGQERGARAGTENVAGIAGFGAAAEAVRQGWAAEAARMAALRDEIEAGIKAVVPKAVIFGAEAPRLPNTTLFSAPGMKAETAVIAFDLEGVAVSSGSACSSGKVAPSHVLAAMGVEPEFARGAIRVSLGYATSGEHVGTILNAWEKLANRLYKAGNHQEIAA, encoded by the coding sequence ATGCCGAGCCACGCTTACTTCGACTGGAACGCGACCGCGCCGCTCCGCCCGGAAGCGAAGGCCGCGGTCGTGGCTGCGCTTGAGGTGACCGGCAACCCATCGTCGGTCCACGCCGCAGGCCGGGCGGCGCGGCGGCTCGTTGAGGAGGCACGCGAGCAGGTCGCGGCCCTGGTCGGGGCGACGCCCCGCGAGGTGGTGTTCACGTCGGGCGGCACGGAGGCCAACGCACTGGCGCTATCGCCGGCACTGGGCGACACGCTGCTGGTTTCGACAATCGAGCATCCGTCGGTCCGAAGCGGCGGGCGGTTTGCCACGGTCGAGGATGTGCCCGTGACTGGCATTGGTGTGGTCGACCTCGCGGCGCTGGAAGGACTGTTGCAGGGCCGCAACCGGCCGCTGCTGTCCCTGATGCTCGCCAACAACGAAACCGGCGTCATCCAGCCGGTCGCGGAAGCCGCCGCCCTCATTCATGCTGCGGGAGGGCTCCTGCACGTCGACGCCGTCCAGGGACCGGGGCGGATTGCCTGCGACTTCAAGGCGCTGGGCGCCGATCTTATGACGCTGTCTTCGCACAAGATCGGTGGTCCGCAGGGGGCGGGCGCGCTGATTGTCCGCGACGATCTGGCGGTGGATGCGCTCCTGAAGGGCGGCGGCCAGGAGCGTGGGGCCCGGGCCGGCACCGAGAATGTGGCGGGCATCGCGGGCTTTGGCGCGGCCGCCGAGGCGGTCCGGCAGGGCTGGGCGGCCGAGGCTGCCCGCATGGCGGCCTTGCGCGACGAAATCGAGGCCGGAATCAAGGCCGTGGTGCCGAAGGCCGTGATCTTTGGCGCCGAAGCCCCCAGGCTCCCCAACACCACTCTGTTTTCGGCGCCGGGTATGAAGGCCGAAACCGCTGTGATCGCCTTCGATCTGGAAGGCGTCGCGGTCTCGTCCGGCTCGGCCTGTTCATCCGGAAAGGTCGCCCCGTCGCACGTTTTGGCCGCCATGGGTGTCGAACCGGAGTTTGCGCGTGGCGCAATCCGGGTAAGTCTCGGGTATGCAACCTCCGGTGAGCATGTTGGGACCATTCTAAATGCTTGGGAGAAACTCGCGAACCGCCTATATAAGGCGGGAAACCATCAGGAAATCGCCGCCTAA
- a CDS encoding alpha/beta hydrolase, translated as MPEVIFTGPAGRIEARYHPAPKKNAPIAIVLHPHPQFGGTMNHQIIYQLYYAFVHRGFAAIRFNFRGVGRSQGSFDHGQGELSDAASALDWAQSINPEARSCWIAGFSFGAWIGMQLLMRRPEIEGFISIAPPANLYDFSFLAPCPSSGLIVHGDKDAVVPHKDVTGLVEKLKTQKGIVIEQKVIPGANHFFDSRVEPLMQSVSEYLDKRLNIERKVETT; from the coding sequence ATGCCCGAGGTCATCTTCACCGGACCCGCCGGCCGTATCGAAGCCCGCTATCACCCGGCCCCGAAGAAGAATGCGCCGATCGCCATCGTGCTGCATCCGCATCCGCAGTTCGGCGGTACGATGAACCATCAGATCATCTACCAACTCTACTACGCCTTCGTGCATCGCGGATTCGCCGCCATCCGCTTCAACTTCCGCGGTGTCGGACGCAGCCAAGGCTCGTTCGACCACGGTCAGGGCGAATTGTCGGACGCGGCGTCGGCGCTCGACTGGGCGCAGTCGATCAACCCCGAGGCGCGCTCGTGCTGGATCGCGGGCTTCTCGTTCGGCGCCTGGATCGGCATGCAGCTCCTGATGCGGCGGCCCGAGATCGAGGGCTTCATCTCGATCGCGCCGCCCGCCAACCTTTATGACTTCTCGTTCCTCGCCCCCTGCCCGTCGTCCGGCCTGATCGTGCACGGCGACAAGGACGCCGTGGTCCCGCACAAGGACGTCACCGGCCTCGTCGAGAAGCTCAAGACGCAAAAGGGCATCGTCATCGAGCAGAAGGTGATCCCCGGCGCCAACCACTTCTTCGACAGCCGCGTCGAACCGCTGATGCAGTCGGTCAGCGAATATCTCGACAAGCGCCTGAACATCGAGCGCAAGGTCGAGACGACCTGA
- a CDS encoding Bug family tripartite tricarboxylate transporter substrate binding protein — translation MQSANRSTAKLPVLTRRAACLGMGAALLSPLAASASDGTWPTRAVTVVVPYAPGGNTDMMARLASQYMSEKLGQPFVVENRAGGGGSVGAVAVAKAQPDGYTLLFGASTQIINIPMLQKVSYDPEKELMPISIFGAGPYLLGIKASLPVNTLAEFIAYVKANPGKLNYSTAGVGGNVHLNTALFISRAGLDMVAVPYKSGAPAMAALVAGEVEMYFGNASELMQQADSKLIKILAVSTLQRLPQLPNVPTVAESYPGFDTSSWNGFFAPTGTSQQIVDIVARETTAAAKEPAIVERLNNLAILPFGTTPGEFRNVIASSRVANRQAMKAAGLPIIE, via the coding sequence ATGCAATCTGCCAATCGTTCGACCGCCAAGCTCCCCGTGCTCACCCGCCGTGCAGCGTGCCTTGGAATGGGCGCTGCACTGCTGTCGCCTTTGGCCGCTTCGGCATCCGACGGCACGTGGCCGACGCGTGCCGTCACCGTGGTGGTGCCTTATGCGCCAGGCGGCAACACCGACATGATGGCGCGGCTCGCCTCGCAGTACATGTCCGAGAAACTCGGCCAACCTTTCGTGGTGGAGAACCGGGCCGGCGGTGGCGGATCGGTCGGAGCGGTGGCGGTCGCGAAGGCGCAACCCGACGGCTACACGCTCCTGTTCGGCGCTTCGACGCAGATCATCAACATCCCGATGCTGCAGAAGGTGAGCTACGATCCCGAGAAGGAGCTCATGCCGATCAGCATCTTCGGCGCGGGCCCTTATCTGCTCGGCATCAAGGCATCGCTGCCGGTGAACACGCTCGCCGAGTTCATCGCTTACGTGAAAGCCAATCCGGGCAAGCTGAACTATTCGACCGCCGGCGTCGGCGGCAATGTGCACCTCAACACCGCGTTGTTCATCTCACGGGCCGGCCTCGACATGGTGGCCGTGCCCTACAAGAGCGGCGCGCCGGCGATGGCTGCGCTGGTCGCGGGCGAGGTCGAGATGTATTTCGGCAATGCGTCTGAATTGATGCAGCAAGCCGACAGCAAGCTGATCAAGATTCTCGCCGTGTCGACCTTGCAGCGGCTGCCGCAACTCCCCAATGTGCCGACAGTGGCAGAGAGCTATCCAGGCTTCGACACATCGTCATGGAACGGCTTCTTCGCACCGACCGGCACATCGCAGCAGATCGTCGATATCGTGGCGCGTGAGACAACAGCCGCGGCCAAGGAGCCAGCGATCGTCGAGCGGCTGAACAATCTTGCGATTCTGCCGTTCGGTACGACACCGGGCGAATTTCGCAACGTGATCGCGTCGTCGCGTGTCGCCAACCGTCAGGCCATGAAGGCGGCGGGCCTGCCGATCATCGAATAG
- the tyrS gene encoding tyrosine--tRNA ligase, whose protein sequence is MSAYKSDFLNVLAERGFIHQVSEPDALDQLAKSQPITAYIGYDCTAPSLHIGHLLPTMMLHWLQQTGHRPIALMGGGTTRVGDPSGKDETRRVLTDEVINANLASIRQTFSKFLKFEGAGGNAIMANNADWLNTLNYIDFLRDVGRHFSVNRMLSFDSVKLRIDRQQELSFLEFNYMILQAYDFVELNKRTGCVLQMGGSDQWGNIVNGIDLGRRMREAQLFALTAPLITTSSGAKMGKTAAGAVWLNADLMSPYQYWQFWRNTEDGDVARFLKLFTVLPLNEIARLAALQGSEINEAKKVLATEATAMMHGRSAADDAANTARQTFEEGTLAENLPTIEVASAEMANLGVLSAFVRAGLASSNGDARRQIKGGGLRVNDVAVTDEKMMLTAGNLTPEGVIKLSLGRKRHVLIKPI, encoded by the coding sequence ATGAGCGCCTACAAGTCCGATTTCCTCAACGTCCTGGCGGAGCGTGGGTTTATTCACCAGGTCTCCGAGCCGGACGCGCTCGACCAGTTGGCGAAATCGCAGCCGATCACCGCCTATATCGGCTACGACTGCACGGCGCCCTCGCTGCACATCGGCCATCTGCTGCCGACCATGATGCTGCATTGGCTCCAGCAGACCGGCCACCGACCGATCGCGCTGATGGGCGGCGGCACCACGCGGGTTGGCGATCCATCCGGCAAGGACGAAACCCGCCGGGTGCTGACCGATGAGGTGATCAACGCCAACCTTGCGAGCATCCGCCAGACCTTCTCCAAGTTCCTGAAGTTCGAGGGTGCGGGCGGCAACGCCATCATGGCCAACAATGCCGATTGGCTGAACACGCTCAACTACATCGACTTCCTGCGCGACGTCGGCCGGCACTTCTCGGTCAACCGCATGCTGTCCTTCGACTCGGTGAAGCTGCGCATCGACCGTCAGCAGGAGCTGTCATTCCTCGAATTCAACTACATGATCCTGCAGGCCTATGATTTCGTCGAGCTGAATAAGCGCACTGGCTGCGTGCTGCAGATGGGCGGCTCCGACCAGTGGGGCAACATCGTCAACGGCATCGATCTCGGCCGAAGGATGCGCGAGGCGCAGCTGTTCGCGCTCACCGCGCCGCTGATCACCACCAGTTCCGGCGCAAAGATGGGTAAGACCGCGGCTGGCGCGGTGTGGCTCAACGCCGACCTGATGAGCCCGTATCAATACTGGCAGTTCTGGCGCAACACCGAGGACGGCGATGTGGCGCGCTTCCTCAAGCTGTTCACTGTGCTGCCTCTCAACGAGATCGCCCGCCTTGCCGCGCTGCAAGGTTCGGAGATCAACGAAGCCAAGAAGGTTCTCGCGACCGAAGCGACCGCAATGATGCACGGTCGTTCGGCGGCTGATGACGCGGCCAACACCGCACGCCAGACCTTCGAGGAAGGCACGCTCGCAGAGAACCTTCCGACCATCGAAGTCGCCAGCGCCGAGATGGCCAACCTCGGTGTGCTCAGCGCCTTCGTGCGTGCCGGTCTTGCAAGCTCGAACGGCGACGCGCGGCGCCAGATCAAGGGGGGCGGACTTCGCGTCAATGACGTCGCGGTCACCGACGAGAAGATGATGCTCACGGCCGGCAATCTCACGCCGGAGGGCGTGATCAAGCTGTCGCTCGGCCGCAAGCGCCATGTGCTCATCAAGCCGATCTAG
- a CDS encoding DMT family transporter, producing MPASRCCSCWASGFVVPRAFERTSEPLTFVALRNAGALVVLVAIAIRHPWPRKPADIAGLLWSGALLQGFSIGLLYWAVYHGLPAGIGALIGGLQPAIVAMLGVFMLGEMLGGLQWTGIAIGLAGVALVVSPKLAATAGASLGLIAAAFAGVASMAYGSLYQKRFAHTGDAWTRTALLFAGAFIPPLIGALALEHGDVNWQPVLIAVYAWSVLALAVGATMALLFLIQRGEAARASSLIYLVPPVSATMAYFAFGETISAIQIAGFVVTAIGVVLVQRKAKSAK from the coding sequence TTGCCAGCATCCCGGTGCTGTTCGTGCTGGGCCTCGGGCTTCGTCGTGCCGCGCGCCTTCGAGCGCACCAGCGAGCCGTTGACCTTCGTTGCACTCCGTAACGCCGGCGCCCTCGTTGTGCTGGTCGCAATCGCCATTCGACACCCTTGGCCACGCAAGCCCGCCGATATTGCGGGGCTGCTGTGGAGCGGCGCGCTGCTGCAGGGCTTCTCGATCGGCCTCCTCTATTGGGCGGTGTACCACGGTCTGCCGGCCGGGATCGGGGCGCTGATCGGCGGACTTCAACCCGCAATCGTTGCTATGCTTGGCGTCTTCATGCTGGGTGAGATGCTCGGCGGCCTGCAGTGGACCGGGATCGCGATCGGCCTTGCCGGCGTCGCGTTGGTGGTGAGCCCGAAGCTTGCCGCCACGGCGGGCGCTTCGCTCGGCCTGATCGCGGCGGCCTTCGCGGGCGTGGCCTCGATGGCCTATGGCTCGCTCTATCAGAAACGCTTCGCTCACACCGGTGACGCGTGGACCCGGACCGCACTGCTGTTTGCCGGTGCGTTCATCCCGCCGTTGATCGGCGCGTTGGCGCTGGAGCATGGCGACGTAAATTGGCAGCCTGTGCTGATCGCCGTCTATGCCTGGTCGGTGCTAGCGCTCGCCGTCGGCGCCACGATGGCACTCCTGTTCCTCATCCAGCGCGGCGAAGCGGCGCGCGCGAGTTCGCTGATCTATCTGGTGCCGCCGGTGTCCGCGACGATGGCCTATTTCGCTTTCGGCGAGACCATCTCGGCGATCCAGATCGCGGGCTTTGTCGTGACGGCGATCGGCGTGGTGTTGGTGCAGCGCAAGGCTAAGAGCGCAAAGTGA